A single window of Rhodococcus jostii RHA1 DNA harbors:
- a CDS encoding TetR/AcrR family transcriptional regulator: protein MSSPNLDETGRTYRGAGPRQRQEERRVRLVDAAVEVFGTSGYRSATVEKICSTAGLTKRYFYESFDDSEALLLAAYASVTDRLRDSVLRGARDGGADLDARVRGALTAFFRSVADDPRIPRIAFQEVLGVGPEVDNAYRRVTRSFVDAVLVVIGPAVDRTAFPDFHLRTLATGLVGAVLMIAQQWVLSENPQPIESVIGSAHTILSAVLGQLGPQPM, encoded by the coding sequence GTGAGTTCGCCCAACCTCGACGAAACGGGCCGCACGTACCGCGGTGCGGGTCCCCGTCAGCGTCAGGAAGAGCGTCGCGTGCGCCTCGTCGACGCGGCCGTCGAAGTGTTCGGGACCAGCGGATACCGCTCCGCGACGGTGGAAAAGATCTGCTCGACGGCCGGGCTCACCAAGCGCTACTTCTACGAGTCCTTCGACGACAGCGAGGCCCTGCTGTTGGCCGCGTACGCGAGCGTGACCGACCGCCTGCGCGACAGCGTCCTGCGCGGCGCGAGGGACGGCGGCGCCGATCTCGACGCGCGGGTGCGCGGTGCGCTGACCGCGTTCTTCCGATCCGTCGCCGACGACCCGCGGATCCCGCGGATCGCATTCCAGGAAGTCCTCGGTGTCGGGCCGGAGGTCGACAACGCCTACCGCCGCGTCACCCGGTCGTTCGTGGATGCAGTTCTCGTCGTCATCGGTCCGGCAGTCGACCGGACCGCATTCCCCGACTTCCACCTGCGCACCCTCGCGACCGGCCTGGTCGGAGCCGTGCTGATGATCGCCCAGCAATGGGTGCTGTCGGAGAACCCGCAGCCGATCGAGTCCGTCATCGGCAGCGCGCACACCATCCTCTCGGCCGTCCTG
- a CDS encoding SDR family oxidoreductase, whose protein sequence is MPTLRNKVALVTGAARGIGAETSRALARKGVKLVLIDLDAEPLNALAAELGDDVAIAATADVCDLAAVQKAVDAGIAKFGGIDLVLANAGIASFGSVLHVDPATFKRVIDINILGVFHTVRAALPSVIERKGYILVVSSLAAFAPVAGLTAYNASKAGIEHFANALRLEVAHHGVTVGSAHMSWIDTPLVQDAKADLTAFNQFLASLPGPLGKTTSVGSCVDAFVDALAKRKRRVYVPRWVGIFAWLKAVVTSRIGDRTLLPPVPRILPLMDEEAAKLGRCTSARNVALGDVAVDPK, encoded by the coding sequence ATGCCCACGCTGAGGAACAAAGTCGCACTCGTCACCGGGGCCGCGCGTGGTATCGGCGCGGAGACGTCACGCGCCCTCGCCCGCAAAGGCGTCAAACTGGTTCTGATCGATCTGGACGCCGAACCGCTGAACGCGCTCGCCGCCGAACTCGGCGACGACGTCGCGATCGCCGCGACCGCCGACGTGTGCGACCTGGCCGCCGTGCAGAAGGCCGTCGACGCCGGTATCGCAAAGTTCGGCGGCATCGACCTCGTCCTCGCGAACGCCGGCATCGCCAGCTTCGGCTCGGTCCTGCACGTCGATCCGGCGACGTTCAAGCGGGTCATCGACATCAACATTCTCGGCGTCTTCCACACCGTCCGCGCTGCACTGCCCTCCGTGATCGAACGCAAGGGCTACATCCTCGTCGTCTCGTCACTCGCCGCGTTCGCGCCCGTGGCCGGGTTGACTGCCTACAACGCCAGCAAGGCCGGCATCGAGCATTTCGCCAACGCCCTGCGTCTCGAAGTCGCACACCACGGCGTCACCGTGGGCTCGGCCCACATGTCGTGGATCGACACACCGCTCGTTCAGGACGCGAAAGCCGACCTCACCGCGTTCAACCAATTTCTCGCCTCCCTGCCGGGACCGCTCGGCAAGACGACGTCGGTGGGCTCGTGCGTCGACGCGTTCGTTGACGCCCTGGCCAAGCGGAAACGCCGGGTCTACGTGCCCCGGTGGGTCGGAATCTTCGCCTGGCTGAAGGCGGTGGTGACGTCGCGGATCGGGGACCGCACTCTGCTGCCGCCCGTCCCCCGGATCCTTCCGCTGATGGACGAGGAGGCCGCAAAGCTCGGCCGGTGCACCAGCGCACGTAATGTCGCTCTCGGCGACGTCGCCGTAGACCCGAAGTAA
- a CDS encoding flavin-containing monooxygenase, which translates to MSHTETAAETTGAKTPVEHVDVLIIGAGLSGIGAAYHLQDNFPRRTYAILESRESIGGTWDLFRYPGIRSDSDMYTLGYRFKPWSGEKSIADGPSILEYVKDTAAEHGIDRNIRFRHKVVRAEWSTADSHWTVDAERTDTGETVRLTADFLMSCSGYYRYDEGYTPEFPGLDRFGGRVVHPQQWPEDLDYEGKRVVIIGSGATAVTLAPSMAADAAHVTMLQRSPTYIISMPAKDKLANKLRRHLPAKLAYGLTRLKNASVATAIYQLCQRYPEFMKGRIRQLQEKWLPKGYDIDTHFTPRYNPWDQRLCLVPNGDLFRAIRNDEVSIVTDHIDTFTETGITLKSGEELHADVVVTATGLNLLAFGGMTLAVDGHDIDLTETMAYKGMMLSGVPNFAFVIGYTNASWTLKADLVCEYVCRLLAHMDANGFTQCAPERDSSVEEEPFLDFAAGYVLRSVESFPKQGSKAPWRLRMNYFRDLVALRHGKILDDAMTFSRP; encoded by the coding sequence ATGTCACACACCGAGACCGCCGCCGAGACCACCGGGGCGAAGACGCCCGTCGAACACGTCGACGTGCTGATCATCGGAGCCGGACTGTCCGGGATCGGTGCCGCATACCACCTGCAGGACAACTTTCCCCGACGGACCTACGCGATCCTGGAGAGCCGCGAGTCGATCGGCGGCACGTGGGACCTGTTCCGCTACCCCGGCATTCGCTCCGACTCCGACATGTACACCCTGGGCTACCGGTTCAAACCGTGGTCGGGTGAGAAGTCCATCGCCGACGGGCCGTCGATCCTCGAGTACGTCAAGGACACGGCGGCCGAGCACGGTATCGACCGGAACATCCGGTTCCGGCACAAGGTCGTTCGTGCCGAGTGGTCTACCGCGGATTCGCACTGGACGGTCGACGCCGAGCGCACCGATACCGGCGAGACGGTCCGGCTCACAGCCGATTTCCTGATGTCCTGCAGCGGCTACTACCGCTACGACGAGGGCTACACCCCCGAGTTCCCCGGGCTCGACCGGTTCGGTGGTCGCGTCGTCCACCCGCAGCAGTGGCCCGAGGACCTCGACTATGAGGGCAAGCGGGTCGTCATCATCGGCAGCGGCGCCACCGCGGTGACGCTGGCGCCGTCCATGGCTGCCGACGCCGCCCACGTGACCATGCTGCAGCGGTCGCCCACGTACATCATCTCCATGCCGGCGAAGGACAAGCTGGCCAACAAGCTGCGACGCCACCTGCCCGCCAAGCTCGCCTACGGCCTCACCCGCCTGAAGAACGCATCGGTCGCCACCGCGATCTACCAACTGTGTCAGCGGTACCCGGAATTCATGAAGGGCCGCATCCGGCAACTCCAGGAGAAGTGGCTGCCGAAGGGGTACGACATCGACACCCACTTCACGCCCCGATACAACCCGTGGGATCAGCGACTGTGCCTGGTCCCCAACGGGGATCTGTTCCGCGCCATTCGGAACGACGAGGTGTCGATCGTGACCGATCACATCGACACCTTCACCGAAACCGGGATCACGCTGAAGTCCGGTGAAGAGTTGCACGCCGATGTGGTCGTCACCGCAACCGGTTTGAACCTGCTCGCGTTCGGCGGGATGACGCTCGCCGTCGACGGCCACGACATCGACCTCACCGAAACCATGGCCTACAAGGGAATGATGCTCAGCGGGGTCCCCAACTTCGCGTTCGTCATCGGGTACACCAACGCGTCCTGGACGCTCAAGGCCGACCTGGTGTGCGAGTACGTCTGCCGTCTGCTCGCGCACATGGACGCGAACGGGTTCACGCAATGCGCCCCTGAGCGCGACAGTTCGGTCGAGGAGGAGCCGTTCCTCGACTTCGCCGCCGGATACGTGCTGCGGTCGGTGGAATCGTTCCCGAAGCAGGGTTCGAAAGCGCCGTGGCGGCTGCGGATGAACTACTTCCGCGACCTGGTTGCATTGCGGCACGGCAAGATCCTGGACGACGCCATGACCTTCAGCCGCCCGTGA
- a CDS encoding YihY/virulence factor BrkB family protein, producing the protein MNDDQHAEPEPDDPRKPDSPADLTKPSWWYVIRKTAHEFTRDQCTDLAAALTYYAVLSLFPALLALVSLLGVFGQGQRTTDAVLQMVDDLGPSSAVDTLRDPIAQLVAAPTAGMALVLGLLGAVWSASGYIGAFGRAMNRMYEVEEGRPVWKLRPQMLAVTIVGLVLVAAAAAMLALSGPVARSVGDTIGFGDTALTVWNIARWPFVLGIVVVAVAILYYVTPNVKQPKFRWISAGAFLAIVTWIVASVLFGLYVANFGSYNKTYGSLAGVIVFLLWLWITNLALLFGAELDAELERGRELQAGIPAEDELQLPPRDTRVSDKNAEKYEQYVQEGKALRESEAAGP; encoded by the coding sequence ATGAACGACGATCAACACGCCGAACCGGAACCCGACGATCCGCGTAAGCCGGATTCGCCCGCGGACCTGACGAAACCGTCCTGGTGGTACGTCATCAGGAAGACGGCGCACGAGTTCACCCGCGACCAGTGCACCGACCTGGCCGCCGCGCTGACGTACTACGCGGTCCTCTCGCTGTTTCCTGCGCTGCTGGCGCTGGTCTCGTTGCTGGGAGTGTTCGGTCAGGGGCAGCGCACCACCGACGCGGTCCTGCAGATGGTCGACGACCTCGGGCCGTCCTCCGCCGTGGACACGTTGCGCGACCCCATCGCGCAACTGGTCGCAGCACCGACCGCGGGAATGGCCCTCGTCCTCGGCCTGCTGGGTGCGGTGTGGTCGGCGTCCGGCTACATCGGGGCGTTCGGACGCGCGATGAACCGCATGTACGAGGTCGAGGAGGGGCGTCCCGTGTGGAAACTCCGCCCCCAGATGCTGGCCGTCACCATCGTCGGCCTGGTTCTGGTCGCGGCCGCTGCGGCGATGCTCGCCCTGAGCGGCCCCGTCGCACGCTCGGTGGGTGACACGATCGGATTCGGCGACACCGCTCTGACCGTGTGGAACATCGCACGCTGGCCGTTCGTCCTCGGCATCGTCGTGGTAGCCGTGGCCATCCTCTACTACGTCACGCCCAACGTGAAGCAACCGAAGTTCCGCTGGATCAGCGCCGGCGCCTTCCTCGCCATCGTGACGTGGATCGTGGCGTCGGTCCTGTTCGGTCTGTACGTCGCCAACTTCGGCAGCTACAACAAGACGTACGGCTCCCTGGCCGGCGTGATCGTGTTCCTGCTCTGGCTCTGGATCACCAACCTGGCGTTGCTCTTCGGCGCCGAACTGGATGCCGAACTCGAACGCGGACGGGAATTGCAGGCCGGCATTCCGGCCGAGGACGAACTGCAATTGCCGCCCCGCGATACGCGCGTCTCCGACAAGAACGCCGAGAAGTACGAGCAGTACGTGCAGGAGGGCAAGGCGCTACGCGAGAGCGAGGCCGCGGGCCCGTGA
- a CDS encoding ATP-binding protein: MDVTGSGFGNSWSADRLFAGPGETRERLRRIDWAATPLGPVETWSVELRAAIRTVLPSEVPMLLWWGPELVQIFNDAYTRVLGAKYPAAIGEPGAQCWAEIWDEVGPLAEQVMSGGAATYTENQPLYLLRHGYLEETYWTFSYSPVQDEDGKVAGVFVATTDVTATVLGERRLETLRQLGTVSTAGGDDPLVDACRAVVRVLGASGQDVPLAAIYLRREVAGGSGDDAADDLVLVGAAGVDDDGEFRPARIPATDVTSRRVQAPGESFEPAGSKAVTEVRLCPLIVTGHAEPVGVLVLGISPYRAFDDAYRGFAELVTAKVSTLISDALAYEFERDRAAALAELDAAKTRFFQNVSHEFRTPLTLLLGPLETLRERTGDELPADQRDAIAAAYRAAVRLQQLVDDLLDLSKAEAGQLLPRPEPTDVGRLTAECVSMFDSAAVQAGLALRADIDEGAGPVEVDREMWVKIVLNLVSNAVKYTRSGSVSVALRQDAGRLVLSVTDTGVGIPAEERERVFDRFYRVEAGGSGGVGIGLSLVADFAAALGGSVELDSAPGRGSTFTVRVPRVPAPDGVTPRADDRPVGAVTSFGDIDQREPSAEVAPSTEPGADRRRILLVEDHPDLRAYLTRLLQEQGWDVDAVADAESALKRVAVRTPHLVLSDVMLPGRDGIDFLRELRSEQSTARLPVVLLTARAGTESTIDGLNHGADDYKLASYSQNRNVKLREIAAEVVANFTAGTDRE, translated from the coding sequence ATGGATGTGACTGGCTCGGGTTTCGGTAATTCCTGGTCGGCGGATCGGTTGTTCGCCGGGCCGGGCGAGACACGGGAGCGGCTACGCCGCATCGATTGGGCGGCCACACCGCTGGGGCCGGTCGAGACCTGGTCTGTCGAGTTGCGGGCGGCAATACGCACCGTGCTGCCCTCCGAGGTCCCGATGTTGCTCTGGTGGGGTCCTGAGCTCGTGCAGATCTTCAACGACGCGTACACCCGGGTCCTCGGCGCCAAGTACCCCGCCGCGATCGGCGAACCCGGGGCCCAGTGTTGGGCGGAGATCTGGGACGAGGTGGGACCGCTCGCCGAGCAGGTGATGTCGGGCGGCGCGGCGACCTACACGGAGAATCAGCCGCTGTACCTGCTGCGGCACGGGTACCTCGAGGAGACGTACTGGACGTTCTCCTACAGTCCGGTACAGGACGAGGACGGGAAGGTCGCCGGTGTCTTCGTCGCGACGACCGACGTGACCGCGACCGTGCTCGGGGAGCGGCGATTGGAGACGCTGCGGCAACTGGGCACGGTATCCACCGCGGGCGGCGACGACCCGCTCGTCGATGCCTGCCGTGCGGTCGTGCGCGTGCTCGGCGCCAGCGGACAAGACGTTCCGCTGGCCGCGATATACCTCCGTCGGGAGGTCGCCGGTGGCTCGGGCGACGACGCCGCCGACGACCTGGTGCTCGTCGGTGCCGCCGGGGTGGACGACGACGGCGAGTTCAGGCCCGCCCGAATTCCGGCGACCGACGTCACCAGCCGCCGCGTCCAGGCGCCCGGCGAATCGTTCGAGCCCGCCGGGTCGAAGGCGGTGACGGAGGTGCGGCTGTGCCCGTTGATCGTGACGGGTCACGCGGAGCCGGTGGGTGTGCTCGTGCTCGGGATCAGTCCGTATCGCGCGTTCGACGACGCGTATCGGGGTTTCGCCGAGTTGGTCACGGCGAAGGTGTCGACGCTGATCTCGGACGCTCTGGCCTACGAGTTCGAACGGGACCGCGCCGCCGCGCTGGCGGAACTCGACGCGGCGAAGACGCGGTTCTTCCAGAACGTCAGTCACGAGTTCCGTACCCCGTTGACCTTGCTGCTGGGCCCCCTCGAGACTCTGCGTGAGCGGACCGGGGACGAGTTGCCCGCAGATCAGCGTGACGCGATCGCGGCCGCCTACCGGGCAGCGGTCCGGCTGCAGCAGCTCGTCGACGACCTCCTCGATCTGTCCAAGGCGGAAGCCGGCCAGCTGCTGCCCCGCCCGGAGCCGACCGATGTCGGCAGGCTGACCGCCGAATGCGTGAGCATGTTCGATTCCGCCGCCGTGCAGGCCGGACTCGCGCTCCGGGCCGATATCGACGAAGGCGCCGGTCCGGTCGAAGTGGACCGCGAGATGTGGGTGAAGATCGTGCTGAACCTCGTGTCGAACGCGGTCAAGTACACGCGGTCCGGATCCGTGTCCGTGGCGCTCCGCCAGGACGCCGGCCGGCTGGTGTTGAGCGTGACCGACACGGGGGTGGGCATTCCCGCCGAAGAACGGGAACGCGTATTCGACAGGTTCTATCGCGTCGAGGCCGGCGGGTCGGGCGGCGTCGGCATCGGGCTTTCCCTGGTGGCCGATTTCGCCGCTGCGCTCGGCGGTTCCGTCGAACTCGACAGCGCACCGGGCCGGGGCAGCACCTTCACCGTCCGCGTACCGCGGGTCCCGGCGCCGGACGGCGTGACCCCGCGCGCAGACGACCGACCCGTCGGCGCGGTGACGTCCTTCGGCGACATCGACCAGCGCGAACCGTCCGCCGAGGTCGCGCCGTCGACCGAACCCGGGGCGGACCGCCGCCGCATCCTGCTCGTCGAAGACCATCCGGACCTGCGGGCGTACCTGACACGATTGCTGCAGGAGCAGGGCTGGGACGTCGACGCCGTCGCCGACGCGGAGTCCGCACTGAAGCGCGTCGCCGTCCGCACGCCGCATCTCGTGCTCAGCGACGTCATGCTTCCCGGTCGCGACGGCATCGACTTCCTCCGCGAGCTGCGATCGGAGCAGTCGACGGCCCGGCTGCCGGTCGTTCTGCTCACCGCCCGAGCGGGAACGGAGTCGACCATCGACGGACTGAACCACGGCGCCGACGACTACAAACTCGCCTCCTATTCGCAGAACCGCAACGTCAAACTTCGGGAGATCGCGGCAGAGGTCGTCGCGAACTTCACCGCAGGCACCGACCGCGAATAA
- a CDS encoding MFS transporter → MQFDLRERIDSSPMTRYQWGAIAICGLLNVLDGFDVLVMAFTAQSVSQEWDLSGSVVGLLLSAGLFGMAAGSLFLAPWADTIGRRAMILLCLALASTGMLLSAVSQSALQLGLLRALTGVGIGGILASSNVIASEYASNRWRGLAVSLNSTGYAVGATLGGIIAVVLQNSLGWRSVFLFGGLCTAAIIPVVYARLPESIDFLLVRRPANALDRINAFAQRVGQPRLDGLPAPRAAATADAGFAMRVLLSPQRRRSTLLVWFAFFMAMFGFYFVTSWTPKLLVEAGMSANQGVTGGVLLNLGGIFGATLLGALSARFALKRVLIAYMAIAGVLLVVFVPATASIVIAFGLGALIGVFANGCIAGLYAITPSVYSPAVRATGVGWGIGIGRVGAIASPIVAGALLDRDWSPTQLYILVAASFVLAGLAVSRLRFEKTGVDAGDATADAPLTTH, encoded by the coding sequence ATGCAATTCGACCTACGCGAACGCATCGACAGCAGTCCGATGACGCGCTACCAATGGGGCGCCATCGCCATCTGCGGTCTACTCAACGTGCTCGACGGCTTCGACGTCCTCGTCATGGCGTTCACCGCCCAGTCGGTGTCGCAGGAGTGGGATCTGTCCGGCTCGGTCGTCGGCCTCCTGCTCAGCGCCGGACTGTTCGGGATGGCCGCGGGTTCGCTGTTCCTGGCGCCGTGGGCCGACACCATCGGCCGCCGCGCCATGATCCTGCTGTGCCTGGCACTCGCGTCGACGGGCATGCTGCTGTCGGCGGTCAGCCAGAGCGCGTTGCAACTCGGCCTGCTCCGCGCCCTCACCGGCGTCGGCATCGGCGGAATCCTCGCCAGCAGCAACGTCATCGCCAGTGAGTACGCGTCGAACCGCTGGCGCGGGCTCGCGGTGAGTCTCAACTCCACCGGTTACGCCGTCGGCGCCACCCTCGGCGGAATCATCGCCGTCGTGCTGCAGAACTCGCTCGGCTGGCGCTCGGTGTTCCTGTTCGGCGGGCTGTGCACGGCGGCCATCATCCCCGTCGTCTACGCCCGGCTCCCCGAATCCATCGACTTCCTGCTCGTCCGGCGACCGGCCAACGCCCTCGACCGGATCAATGCCTTCGCCCAGCGGGTCGGCCAGCCGCGACTCGACGGACTGCCCGCACCGCGCGCCGCCGCCACGGCCGACGCCGGATTCGCGATGCGCGTCCTGCTGTCTCCGCAGCGCCGCCGCAGCACACTCCTGGTGTGGTTCGCGTTCTTCATGGCGATGTTCGGCTTCTACTTCGTCACCAGCTGGACCCCGAAACTGCTGGTCGAGGCGGGCATGTCCGCGAACCAGGGCGTCACCGGCGGAGTGCTCCTCAACCTCGGCGGCATCTTCGGCGCCACCCTGCTCGGGGCGCTGTCCGCACGCTTCGCCCTCAAGCGCGTGCTCATCGCCTACATGGCGATCGCGGGCGTGCTGCTCGTCGTCTTCGTCCCCGCCACCGCGTCCATCGTCATCGCGTTCGGGCTCGGCGCCCTGATCGGCGTCTTCGCCAACGGCTGCATCGCCGGGCTGTACGCAATCACGCCGTCGGTCTACTCGCCCGCCGTCCGGGCCACCGGCGTCGGCTGGGGCATCGGCATCGGCCGCGTCGGCGCCATCGCGTCCCCGATCGTCGCGGGCGCCCTCCTCGACCGCGACTGGTCGCCCACCCAGCTGTACATCCTCGTGGCCGCGTCCTTCGTGCTCGCCGGACTCGCCGTGTCGCGACTGCGGTTCGAGAAGACCGGCGTGGACGCCGGGGACGCCACCGCGGACGCGCCGCTGACCACTCACTGA
- a CDS encoding amidohydrolase has translation MTDLPIALTDELRAKMHDLYYHLHANPELSMQEHKTAELIQSSLVALGIDTFVCGGTGVVGVLTNGEGPTVAFRADSDGLPIAEDTGVDYASAATGHLDDGTEVPVMHGCGHDTHVATLLTVAELLAGAREAWAGTIVFLFQPGEETAAGAKAMVEDGLWDRAPKPEIVFGQHVGPMLAGTVHVTSGDAMAMADSLKVTVYGQGSHGSQPQDSIDPIIQGVNMINRIQTIVSREVHPMKPAVVTVATFHAGLKENIIADRAEFTINVRTLDPEVREQVNAALRRIIYAEADASGAPKPLIEELYTFPRNYNDPDATAELVAELQKVLGENNVRPSTPMMGSEDFGLLAEVIGVPSVFWMFGGHTAETLESGKPVPVNHSPFFAPVAEPTLSTGVQAAMTAILSKVGI, from the coding sequence ATGACCGACCTCCCGATCGCGCTCACCGACGAGCTGCGGGCGAAGATGCACGACCTCTACTACCACCTGCATGCGAACCCGGAACTGTCCATGCAGGAACACAAGACCGCGGAGTTGATCCAGAGTTCCCTCGTCGCCCTCGGGATCGACACGTTCGTCTGCGGCGGCACCGGAGTGGTCGGTGTCCTGACCAACGGCGAGGGCCCCACGGTGGCCTTCCGCGCCGATTCCGATGGGCTGCCGATCGCGGAAGACACCGGCGTCGACTACGCCAGCGCCGCCACCGGACACCTCGACGACGGCACCGAGGTGCCCGTGATGCACGGCTGCGGCCACGACACACACGTCGCCACCCTGCTCACCGTCGCCGAACTGCTCGCAGGCGCGCGCGAGGCGTGGGCCGGAACGATCGTGTTCCTCTTCCAACCGGGCGAGGAAACGGCCGCCGGAGCGAAGGCCATGGTCGAGGATGGCCTGTGGGACCGGGCACCCAAGCCGGAGATCGTCTTCGGGCAGCACGTCGGGCCGATGCTGGCCGGCACCGTGCACGTCACGAGTGGCGACGCGATGGCCATGGCCGATTCACTGAAGGTCACCGTCTACGGCCAGGGCTCACACGGCTCCCAGCCCCAGGATTCGATCGACCCGATCATCCAGGGCGTCAACATGATCAACCGCATCCAGACCATCGTGTCCCGCGAAGTTCACCCCATGAAGCCGGCGGTCGTCACGGTCGCCACGTTCCATGCGGGGCTGAAGGAGAACATCATCGCGGACCGGGCCGAGTTCACGATCAACGTGCGCACCCTCGACCCCGAGGTGCGTGAGCAAGTCAATGCCGCGCTGCGCCGCATCATCTACGCCGAGGCCGACGCGTCCGGGGCGCCGAAGCCGCTGATCGAGGAGCTGTACACGTTCCCGCGCAACTACAACGATCCCGACGCCACCGCCGAACTCGTCGCCGAGCTGCAGAAGGTGCTGGGCGAGAACAACGTCAGGCCGTCGACTCCGATGATGGGCTCGGAGGACTTCGGCCTGCTCGCCGAGGTGATCGGCGTTCCGTCGGTGTTCTGGATGTTCGGTGGCCACACCGCGGAAACCCTCGAGAGTGGAAAGCCTGTGCCGGTGAACCACTCACCGTTCTTCGCCCCCGTCGCGGAGCCCACCCTGTCCACCGGCGTCCAGGCGGCGATGACGGCGATCCTGTCGAAGGTCGGGATCTAG
- a CDS encoding DUF5058 family protein, producing MAVANSPVLWVAVAGIFVVIVVQSAIYMTAVRKVAPVADMSPEDMKVSFRSGAVSAIGPSLAVCLVAIALLALFGTPAVLARIGLIGSAAYDVSAASIAADSMGAKLGADTYTQNVFVVAFFAMSIGGVMWMLSALVLTPLLKRGDAKIRTVNPALMAVVPSAALIGAFASLGFQELTKSSYHIVAFAASAVAMGICLFVARTFGKGWLREWGLGISILAALTVTYLVTS from the coding sequence ATGGCTGTCGCCAACTCGCCTGTTCTCTGGGTGGCCGTTGCCGGCATCTTCGTCGTCATCGTCGTGCAGTCGGCGATCTACATGACCGCGGTCCGCAAGGTGGCACCCGTCGCGGACATGTCGCCGGAAGACATGAAAGTGTCGTTCCGCTCCGGCGCCGTCTCGGCGATCGGACCGTCCCTGGCGGTCTGCCTCGTGGCGATCGCCCTGCTCGCCCTCTTCGGGACGCCCGCCGTCCTGGCCCGCATCGGCCTGATCGGTTCCGCCGCGTACGACGTGTCCGCGGCCAGCATCGCCGCCGACTCCATGGGCGCGAAACTCGGTGCCGACACCTACACCCAGAATGTGTTCGTGGTCGCCTTCTTCGCGATGAGTATCGGCGGTGTGATGTGGATGCTGTCCGCGCTCGTCCTCACTCCGCTGCTCAAGCGGGGCGACGCGAAGATCCGCACCGTGAATCCGGCGTTGATGGCCGTCGTCCCGTCTGCCGCCCTGATCGGCGCGTTCGCGTCGCTGGGCTTCCAGGAACTGACGAAGTCCAGCTATCACATCGTCGCGTTCGCCGCCTCCGCGGTTGCGATGGGGATCTGCCTCTTCGTGGCCCGGACGTTCGGCAAGGGCTGGCTCCGTGAATGGGGGCTGGGCATTTCGATCCTCGCCGCCCTCACCGTTACCTACCTGGTCACTTCCTGA